In the genome of Patescibacteria group bacterium, the window TATTTAGATATTAAGCGGTTTAAGACCAAGTCAAAAGTCGCCCAAGAAGCCCATGAAGCCATCAGACCAACTTCTTGTTATCGTGAACCGGAAAAAATCAAAGAATATCTGACGCCCGACCAATTTAAATTATATGATTTAATTTGGCGCCGGACATTGGCTTCGCAAATGTCAACCACTATATTTATCAATACTGCTGCTGACATTAAAGCTAAAGAATATATTTTCCGCGCTAACGGCCTAAGGATAAAGTTCGATGGTTGGATGAAAATATTTCCAGAGAAACAAAATGAGACGCTCTTACCTGATTTAAAAATTAATGATAAAATTAATCTAATAAAATTAATTCCCGCCCAACATTTTACCGAACCTCCGGCGCGCTTCAATGACGCCAGTTTGGTTAAAGCGCTCGAAGCCCTGGGCATCGGCCGACCGTCAACCTATGCGCCGATTATTGCTACGCTTCAGGCCAGAAATTATATTTATCGCGAACAACGAGCGCTGAAGCCGACAGAAATCGGTCTGATGGTCAATAAGTTATTAGTCGAACATTTTAGCGACATTGTTGACTATCAATTTACCGCTCGCCTGGAAGATGATTTGGATGAAATCGCTAACGGCCAAATGGAATGGCTGCCCATGATTAAAGAATTTTATGATAAATTTAAAAAAAATCTTATGGTTAAAGAGAAAGAAATTACCAAAACATTTAACGATGAAAAAACCGATGAAGTCTGCCCAAAATGCGGAAAACCGTTAGTGATTAAAATGAGCCGCTATGGCAAATTTTTGGCCTGCACCGGATTCCCGGAATGCCGCCATACCAAGTCTATTAGCAATCATATCGATAGTTCCGGACCATTAGGAAAATGCCCGAAGTGTAAAGAAGGACAGATCTTGCCCCGACGAACCAAAAAGGGACGGGTGTTTTACGGTTGCAATCGCTGGCCCGACTGTGACTACGCAACCTGGACAAGACCTAACGGAACAGAAGATGATTAATAAATATTACAATATAAGGAATCTACGGCAGGCAAGCAGGCCTGACTGTTCCGCCTTCGCCAGTTGGCGAATGGCGGATACGCTACCTGGACGCGGCCAAATAATAATGAAAAATAAATAGCTAAAATAAAAAACGGGCCATCATGACCCGTTTTTTATTATCTAAAATTACATTTTTATTTTTGATTGCTTTTTAAAAGGCAAAATCTGTGAAACCTTGTCCCAAATTTTATCGTTAACTTCTTCTATGCTTAATAGCTTATCATCTTTGACGCACTCTATTACTTCCCACTTAAACAATTTAGCCGCGTGAAGATACGACGTTTCAGCGCCTCTAAGGTGCGATTCACTGCCTTCATGGGCGTCTTTATTGCTCGATTTAATATATTCGCGCTGTTTTTTCTTTTCGATCAACTGCATTGCAATGGGCGTAGGAATATGTAAAAACAACATTAAATCCGGTTGAGGCAAGCCCATTTCTTCAAATTCCATTTTATAAACCCAATTAAAAAGTCTTTCCCGCTCTTCCGGATCATCTACCTTGGCGCCCTGGTGGCCAATATTTGAAGTCGTATAGCGATCGCCAATAACTACTCGGCCATAATTCAGCCAATCTTCGATTCTCTCTTTATTTAATAAACGATCAATGGCGTAAAAAGAAGAAACAAAACGGGGGTCAACTTTAGTCGCATCTCCAAAAAATCCATTCAAATATAAATCAACTAATTTAGCCGATAGCTCTCCGTGTCTGGGAAAAGCAATGGTTTCTATGTCATGGCCTGATTTTTTTATACGTTGCGCCAAAAGAGCGGTCTGCGTCCCCTTACCCGAACCATCCGTGCCTTCAATGACGATAAATTTTCCGCGCATAATTAAATGACAATGTTGATTAATTTTCCAGCCACAAAAATAATTTTTTTAATTGGCTCACATAATTAATACTTTCAAAAGCCCATTGGCCCTAAGGAAAAATTTAGTCCCTCACCCAGAAATTTTGATTGATTTTTCAGACAGACCATTAATAACCATAATTTCTAGGCGAATCTGTCTGCTATTCTAACTAATTTAAAAAGCAATAAAATCAATCCATGGTCTGGCTAAAATTTCTGGGTGAGGGATTACTTTGATCCCTTAAGGATGCGGGCTTTTTGATTTCCCTGTTCGGTCAAACCTCTAGCTGCCATTATTTTTGATCTACTAAGGAGAGGAACGAAATCCGTAGTCTTCTGACGCTGGCTCATGCCCGTAGGCATTTTGCTCTGGCCAGAAAAAAGAGTACCGGGCGCATCGCAACCCAATGTTGTTGTTCGAATTCGACGTGTTATAGTTCAAGTTCAAGTTGAACGCTCCGGCATTGGACCCATTGTTCCAGTTACCGCCACGAATGAACACGTGAGCGCTTTGACTTTGTCCCTTTGATTAACAGCTGCTCTTCAGCCAACCGCCGAGCATTTTGCCGATTTCATTAATTTTCTCCGCGGTCAGGCTATATTGTTTGAGACTGACAAATTTCAAGTCCTTGCTTAAACGAATTAAAATTCTTAATTTATCCAAGTCAATACTAGCTTGCTTAAGATAAGCCGTCTTGTTTCTTTCCGCGTTGGCCTGGATAATGGTTTTCAAAACTTCCAAAATCGTATTCTCTATCTGCTGACCCAGCACAAATCGCTGCGATTTGGGGAATTTGTTAATTACCGGATGCAACCAGAGAATTAA includes:
- the topA gene encoding type I DNA topoisomerase, with product MHLIIVESPTKAKTISRFVGDDFIVESSQGHVRDLPRGKMGIDIEYDFQPQYVIPTKKRKLVNQLKKKAATADLIYYASDEDREGEAIAWHLQYLLGDEKNPERNKRIAFHEITEEAVSEALKNPRAIDLNLVNAQQTRRTLDRLVGYELSPLLWQKIAKGLSAGRVQSPALRLIVEREEEINKFKPEEYWTLSAELKKSNDKFEAKLIRINDKALDKLAIKSKTGADDILKNLENADYVVTSVEQKESKKSSSAPLTTSSLQQESYKKLGFSSKKTMMVAQQLYEGLELGAKEAVGLITYMRTDSLNLSEKFLKEAEEFITQNYTKNYLDIKRFKTKSKVAQEAHEAIRPTSCYREPEKIKEYLTPDQFKLYDLIWRRTLASQMSTTIFINTAADIKAKEYIFRANGLRIKFDGWMKIFPEKQNETLLPDLKINDKINLIKLIPAQHFTEPPARFNDASLVKALEALGIGRPSTYAPIIATLQARNYIYREQRALKPTEIGLMVNKLLVEHFSDIVDYQFTARLEDDLDEIANGQMEWLPMIKEFYDKFKKNLMVKEKEITKTFNDEKTDEVCPKCGKPLVIKMSRYGKFLACTGFPECRHTKSISNHIDSSGPLGKCPKCKEGQILPRRTKKGRVFYGCNRWPDCDYATWTRPNGTEDD
- a CDS encoding thymidylate kinase, with product MRGKFIVIEGTDGSGKGTQTALLAQRIKKSGHDIETIAFPRHGELSAKLVDLYLNGFFGDATKVDPRFVSSFYAIDRLLNKERIEDWLNYGRVVIGDRYTTSNIGHQGAKVDDPEERERLFNWVYKMEFEEMGLPQPDLMLFLHIPTPIAMQLIEKKKQREYIKSSNKDAHEGSESHLRGAETSYLHAAKLFKWEVIECVKDDKLLSIEEVNDKIWDKVSQILPFKKQSKIKM
- the avd gene encoding diversity-generating retroelement protein Avd is translated as MLQSLPIFQKIYDLILWLHPVINKFPKSQRFVLGQQIENTILEVLKTIIQANAERNKTAYLKQASIDLDKLRILIRLSKDLKFVSLKQYSLTAEKINEIGKMLGGWLKSSC